The Aerococcus loyolae genome contains the following window.
AGGCACCCATTCTCTACTTAAATGAGACGGTATTCAACTTTCCCTCACCTCCGGGTTATCAGGCCCTGACCAAAGGGAAGCGATCGGAACCAGCAGAAAAAACTAGCTCACTTGCCCCCACTACTTTGGCAGCTTACCAAGGTCTAGTGCTGGTGACTAATCGCCAGAAAAATCATCTTAGCCTGCCCAAGGACCTGCCTCTGGTGGAAATGATTCCCCGCCGCTATATTTTAGGAATCGGTTGCCGAAAAAATACCCCTTATCCCTTACTTTTAGAGGAATTAGAAAAATTCCTTCAAGGGGAAAACTTACGCTGGGAAAGTATTAAAACCGTGGTGTCTATTGATCTAAAAGCAGAAGAAGACGCCATTTTACAACTAGCCAAGGACCACTACTTTAACTTTAAAACTTTTTCCAAAGAAGACTTACTGGCCTTTGAAAGTTATTACCCGGGCTCTGACTTTGTCAAAAAGACAGTCGGCGTGAGTTCAGTCTCACAGACAGCTGCCCATCGAGAATCCAAGGGCCATGTGGTCAGTGGACGCTATGCCCATAAGGGGGTAACTTTCACCCTGGCTTATTATCAAGAAGAGGAGTAATAAACATGTTATATATTGTTGGACTAGGACCAGGTGACAA
Protein-coding sequences here:
- a CDS encoding cobalt-precorrin 5A hydrolase — protein: MALETKVDARFLERMQRGEENKRVAIVTITQKARALGRKIKAKCFPQSRLYVRTTDQAPLDPSYHEYSQSQGRAVLALQEAFQSADLVIAIMATGVVVRALAPVIEDKMTDPAVLVLDEGGQHVISLLAGHFGRANHYARLLAKTLPSQAVITTATDSQGRIGIDDLAFSYGAVYSDFKKQTRRFNLLVAEEAPILYLNETVFNFPSPPGYQALTKGKRSEPAEKTSSLAPTTLAAYQGLVLVTNRQKNHLSLPKDLPLVEMIPRRYILGIGCRKNTPYPLLLEELEKFLQGENLRWESIKTVVSIDLKAEEDAILQLAKDHYFNFKTFSKEDLLAFESYYPGSDFVKKTVGVSSVSQTAAHRESKGHVVSGRYAHKGVTFTLAYYQEEE